In the genome of Triticum urartu cultivar G1812 chromosome 5, Tu2.1, whole genome shotgun sequence, one region contains:
- the LOC125555718 gene encoding osmotin-like protein has translation MARDLAFVLLVLAALAAFSSATKLTIHNLCPHPVWPLVTPNAGLPSISENTARLDTNAILSLTFPPTFWAGRVAARTGCNDGTSPPRGCFTGDAPPSTVAQITVHDSGNLDLAAYSVSLVDGFNVPMVLSPQAIGGGQCPALGCVVDLNCDCSPDNRAAEGTACRGPAGYFKNRCPLTRTTPTDVEPVPQSCRAPGELKIVLCQSSMLQCGAAAAEDADMVIRTVVADN, from the coding sequence ATGGCCAGGGATCTCGCCTTCGTCCTCCTCGTCCTTGCCGCGCTAGCCGCCTTCTCGTCAGCGACCAAGCTGACTATCCACAACCTCTGCCCGCACCCGGTCTGGCCGCTCGTCACCCCCAACGCCGGCCTTCCGTCCATCTCCGAAAACACCGCGCGCCTCGACACCAACGCGATTCTCTCCCTCACCTTCCCACCCACCTTCTGGGCCGGCCGCGTCGCGGCCCGCACCGGCTGCAACGACGGCACGTCGCCGCCGCGCGGGTGCTTCACGGGCGACGCGCCGCCGTCCACCGTCGCGCAGATCACGGTCCACGACAGCGGGAACCTGGACCTCGCCGCGTACAGCGTCAGCCTCGTAGACGGGTTCAACGTGCCGATGGTGTTGAGCCCGCAGGCCATCGGCGGCGGGCAGTGCCCGGCGCTCGGCTGCGTCGTGGACCTCAACTGCGACTGCTCTCCGGACAACCGCGCCGCCGAAGGCACCGCGTGCCGCGGGCCCGCGGGGTACTTCAAGAACCGTTGCCCGCTCACCAGGACCACGCCGACAGACGTGGAGCCCGTGCCGCAGAGCTGCCGCGCGCCCGGGGAGCTTAAGATCGTCCTCTGTCAGTCGTCCATGCTCCAGTGCGGCgccgcggcggcggaggacgCCGACATGGTCATCCGCACCGTCGTCGCCGACAACTAG